In one Zobellia galactanivorans genomic region, the following are encoded:
- a CDS encoding bifunctional 3-deoxy-7-phosphoheptulonate synthase/chorismate mutase type II — protein sequence MENSKEMRTWLDDMGLDHPLVIAGPCSAETEEQVLRIAHELKDTDVNYYRAGIWKPRTRPGNFEGVGALGLKWLQKVKEETGLKTATEVANRAHVELALEYDVDLLWIGARSTVSPFIMQELADALEGTDKIVLVKNPVNPDLALWLGGIERLHTAGIRKLGAIHRGFSTYEKTKYRNIPEWQLAIEFQNKFPDLPLINDPSHITGKRDMIFDVSQTALDLNFDGLMIETHFDPDNAWSDAAQQVTPEKLVQIMRDLRIRKETDSEAEYNAKLSNLRAQIDILDNQLIDTMGKRMKVSDSIGELKKQKNVAVLQSNRWNQILGAMILEGESRGLSEEFVLKMFKAIHQESINHQEKIVNG from the coding sequence ATGGAGAATTCAAAAGAAATGAGAACATGGTTGGATGATATGGGGTTAGACCATCCACTAGTAATAGCAGGGCCATGTAGTGCTGAAACCGAAGAACAAGTGTTGCGTATTGCTCACGAGTTAAAAGATACCGACGTAAACTACTACCGTGCGGGTATCTGGAAACCAAGAACACGACCAGGAAACTTTGAAGGTGTTGGCGCACTTGGTTTGAAGTGGTTACAGAAGGTTAAGGAAGAAACCGGATTAAAAACGGCCACAGAGGTAGCCAATCGTGCCCATGTTGAATTGGCATTGGAGTATGATGTAGATCTATTGTGGATCGGAGCGCGCTCGACCGTGAGTCCGTTTATCATGCAAGAATTGGCAGATGCCTTGGAAGGTACTGATAAGATCGTATTGGTGAAGAACCCTGTAAACCCTGATTTGGCTTTATGGTTGGGTGGTATCGAACGTTTGCATACCGCCGGGATCAGAAAGTTAGGGGCCATCCACAGAGGATTCTCTACCTATGAGAAAACGAAGTACAGGAACATTCCCGAATGGCAATTGGCCATCGAGTTCCAAAACAAGTTTCCCGATTTGCCTTTGATCAATGACCCATCGCATATTACCGGTAAGCGTGATATGATCTTTGATGTTTCGCAAACGGCACTTGATCTGAACTTCGACGGATTGATGATCGAGACCCATTTTGATCCCGACAATGCTTGGAGTGATGCCGCTCAGCAGGTTACTCCGGAGAAGTTGGTGCAGATCATGAGAGATTTGCGTATCAGGAAAGAGACCGACAGCGAAGCCGAATACAATGCTAAATTGAGCAACCTTAGGGCGCAAATAGATATTCTCGACAACCAGTTGATCGATACTATGGGCAAACGTATGAAGGTGTCGGATAGTATTGGTGAGCTTAAAAAACAGAAGAATGTAGCCGTACTACAGTCGAACCGTTGGAACCAGATTTTGGGAGCCATGATCTTGGAAGGGGAATCTCGCGGATTGAGTGAAGAATTTGTCCTTAAAATGTTCAAGGCCATTCACCAAGAGTCGATCAATCATCAAGAGAAGATTGTAAACGGATAG
- a CDS encoding prephenate dehydrogenase — MNVFIVGVGLIGGSFAKDIKRLRPECKIYGIDTNVSHLREALDLGIIDVESSYDDLGVADMVIVSIPVDVMVTELPKILDAVNDDCVVFDGGSTKSLICKTLDSHPKRRNYLAAHPIAGTEHSGPSAAIENLYVGKTNIICEIEKTAFKLQEKALELFQQIGMRIRYMNPDAHDKHIAYVSHLSHISSFMLGKTVIDKEKNERDIFDMAGSGFESTVRLAKSSPAMWTPIFKQNKDNVVETLTEYIQNLQEFKQLLEKGDYTGIFNEMNDTNKIKEILNGIPLNKK; from the coding sequence ATGAATGTTTTTATAGTTGGTGTCGGGTTGATAGGAGGTTCCTTTGCAAAGGATATCAAACGCCTGCGCCCAGAGTGCAAGATTTACGGTATAGATACGAATGTTTCGCATTTGCGCGAAGCCTTGGATCTGGGGATCATCGATGTAGAGTCGAGTTACGACGATCTAGGGGTGGCCGATATGGTCATTGTTAGCATTCCCGTAGATGTTATGGTTACCGAGCTTCCTAAGATATTGGATGCGGTTAACGATGATTGTGTGGTCTTTGATGGCGGGTCTACAAAAAGTTTGATCTGTAAAACCTTAGATTCGCACCCTAAACGAAGAAATTACCTGGCGGCGCACCCCATTGCGGGTACGGAGCATTCGGGACCGTCGGCGGCCATTGAAAATTTATACGTGGGTAAAACGAATATTATCTGCGAGATAGAGAAAACCGCCTTTAAGCTTCAGGAAAAGGCCCTGGAACTTTTTCAGCAGATAGGAATGCGTATTCGGTACATGAACCCCGATGCCCATGACAAGCACATTGCCTATGTGTCGCATTTGTCACATATCAGCTCTTTTATGTTGGGAAAGACCGTAATCGATAAAGAGAAAAATGAACGTGATATTTTTGACATGGCGGGCAGTGGTTTCGAGAGTACGGTAAGGTTGGCCAAGAGTTCGCCGGCCATGTGGACGCCAATTTTTAAACAGAATAAAGACAATGTGGTCGAAACTTTGACCGAATATATACAGAACCTCCAAGAGTTTAAACAGCTATTGGAAAAAGGAGATTACACGGGAATTTTTAACGAAATGAACGATACTAATAAAATAAAGGAAATTTTAAACGGAATACCACTAAACAAGAAGTAA
- a CDS encoding pyridoxal phosphate-dependent aminotransferase has translation MIRTANRLHTVEEYYFSKKLREVRGLIAEGRPVINMGIGSPDLAPSEAIIKSIQDAVLEEGAHQYQSYQGLPELRQGVADFYSEKFDVTVDPLTEILPLMGSKEGIMHISMAFLNEGDVALIPNPGYPTYTSVTKLVGAEAKYYNLSAESGWFPDLEELQEHDLSKVKIMWTSYPHMPTGATATKGQFEKLVEFAKKNDILLVNDNPYSFVLNDAPASILAVDGAKEVALELNSLSKTFNMAGWRVGMVLGGAEHINAVLKVKSNMDSGMFYGIQKGAIEALKSDQDWFDRLNEVYRSRKALMCQLADKLNCTYDTDAVGMFLWAKLPEGSKSAEEFIDEVLYEKNLFITPGTIFGSKGEGYIRFSLCVPEEKIEEAISRF, from the coding sequence CTTCTCGAAAAAGTTGCGAGAGGTAAGAGGTTTGATCGCCGAAGGAAGGCCCGTGATCAATATGGGTATCGGAAGTCCGGATCTGGCTCCCTCAGAAGCGATCATAAAGAGTATTCAAGATGCGGTCTTGGAAGAAGGTGCACACCAGTATCAGAGTTATCAGGGTTTGCCCGAACTGCGTCAGGGTGTAGCGGATTTTTATAGTGAAAAATTCGATGTTACGGTAGATCCATTGACCGAGATTTTACCCTTAATGGGTTCAAAGGAAGGTATTATGCACATTAGCATGGCCTTTTTGAACGAGGGCGATGTTGCCTTGATACCCAATCCGGGCTATCCTACCTATACCTCGGTCACGAAGTTGGTAGGGGCAGAGGCAAAATATTATAACCTAAGTGCCGAAAGCGGATGGTTTCCCGATTTGGAAGAATTGCAGGAACACGATTTGTCAAAGGTAAAGATCATGTGGACAAGTTACCCCCATATGCCGACCGGGGCCACGGCGACAAAAGGGCAGTTTGAAAAATTGGTGGAATTTGCCAAAAAGAACGATATCCTTTTGGTAAACGACAACCCCTATAGTTTCGTGCTTAACGATGCGCCGGCAAGTATTTTGGCCGTCGATGGGGCGAAAGAGGTGGCCCTAGAGCTAAACTCCTTGAGCAAGACCTTTAATATGGCCGGTTGGCGCGTAGGAATGGTATTGGGCGGGGCCGAACATATCAATGCCGTGCTAAAGGTAAAAAGTAATATGGATTCGGGGATGTTCTACGGAATTCAGAAAGGAGCCATAGAGGCCCTGAAAAGTGATCAAGATTGGTTCGATAGGCTGAATGAGGTATATCGCTCTAGAAAGGCGCTTATGTGTCAATTGGCCGATAAATTGAACTGTACCTATGATACCGATGCGGTTGGAATGTTCCTTTGGGCAAAGTTGCCGGAAGGAAGCAAATCTGCCGAAGAGTTTATAGATGAGGTACTGTACGAAAAGAACCTTTTTATAACCCCGGGAACCATTTTTGGAAGTAAGGGCGAAGGGTATATACGATTTTCATTGTGTGTGCCCGAAGAAAAGATTGAAGAGGCGATAAGCCGTTTTTAG